The proteins below come from a single Sphingomicrobium sediminis genomic window:
- the rpoZ gene encoding DNA-directed RNA polymerase subunit omega, with product MARVTVEDCVDKVSNRFDLVLLAAERARQISGGADLTIDRDRDKNPVVALREIAETTIKPKHLEESLVSGHQKVQIDEDDETDELASLSESAEALRLTAAAPPRPTPGTAD from the coding sequence ATGGCGCGCGTTACCGTTGAAGATTGCGTCGACAAGGTCTCGAACCGTTTCGACCTCGTCCTGCTGGCCGCCGAGCGTGCGCGCCAGATTTCGGGCGGTGCCGACCTCACCATCGACCGCGACCGCGACAAGAATCCGGTCGTTGCGCTGCGTGAAATCGCCGAAACGACGATCAAGCCCAAGCATCTCGAAGAATCGCTCGTCTCGGGCCACCAGAAGGTCCAGATCGACGAGGATGACGAGACGGATGAGCTGGCGAGCCTGAGCGAATCGGCCGAGGCCCTGCGCCTCACTGCCGCTGCGCCGCCGCGTCCGACCCCGGGCACGGCCGACTAA
- a CDS encoding winged helix-turn-helix transcriptional regulator: MSGKELDIEAFKANALRCPLPEAIDLIGEKWAFLILRGAFNKLTHFEQFQAGLGIARNILSDRLQKLVAGGILDRKPDPNDGRKVVYQLTDKGASLLPVVVALRQWGEEWGHGCNDIMLADERNGDPIQKVAIHAQDGRILGLTDLMWVDRRTGASLRHIDEVDL; encoded by the coding sequence GTGAGCGGAAAAGAATTGGATATCGAAGCCTTCAAGGCCAATGCACTTCGGTGCCCGTTGCCCGAGGCGATCGACTTGATCGGTGAAAAGTGGGCGTTCCTGATCTTGCGGGGTGCGTTCAACAAGCTGACCCATTTCGAGCAGTTCCAGGCGGGCCTCGGCATCGCCCGCAACATCCTGTCGGACCGGCTGCAGAAGCTGGTCGCCGGCGGCATCCTCGATCGCAAGCCCGACCCCAATGACGGACGCAAGGTGGTCTACCAGCTGACCGACAAGGGCGCCTCGCTGCTGCCCGTCGTCGTGGCGCTGCGCCAATGGGGAGAAGAATGGGGCCATGGCTGCAACGACATCATGCTTGCCGACGAAAGGAATGGCGACCCGATCCAGAAGGTCGCGATCCATGCCCAGGACGGGCGCATCCTCGGCCTGACCGACCTCATGTGGGTCGACCGCCGCACAGGCGCGAGCCTGCGCCATATCGACGAGGTCGATCTCTAG
- a CDS encoding CC_3452 family protein: MRLFFAATALSLTAAPAMAAGPLVSATLTEAAEGNVAVKGAAFRCNGNECRTNSDRSRPAVLCERLVKEVGPVTRFAIDGEEFDADALAACNAKAR; this comes from the coding sequence ATGCGCCTTTTCTTTGCTGCCACCGCCCTCTCACTCACTGCCGCCCCGGCCATGGCTGCCGGCCCGCTGGTCAGCGCCACGCTCACCGAAGCGGCTGAAGGCAATGTCGCGGTCAAGGGCGCTGCTTTCCGCTGCAACGGCAATGAGTGCCGCACCAATTCGGACCGCAGCCGCCCTGCGGTCCTGTGCGAGCGCCTCGTCAAGGAAGTCGGCCCGGTCACCCGCTTCGCCATCGACGGCGAAGAGTTTGATGCCGACGCGCTGGCCGCCTGCAACGCCAAGGCCCGCTAA
- a CDS encoding RelA/SpoT family protein produces the protein MLRQYELVEKVRAYDPDANEALINRAYVFSMKAHGAQLRASGDPYFSHPIEVAGILTDLKLDTETIVTAILHDTIEDTVATPEQIENLFGDEVARLVDGVTKLSKVEAMSESERAAENLRKFLLALSGDIRVLLVKLADRLHNMRTLHHIPKEEKRRRIARETLDIYAPLAERIGMYEMMKEMQSLSFKHLEPDAYASIVRRLKQLNETGGDMIARIGLNLQLHLKDNGLEAEVTGREKHPYSIWRKMAEQHISFEQLSDVMAFRVIVDSVEDVYRALGLIHQRWPMVPGRYKDYISTPKRNGYRSLHTRVIHDSNMRIEIQIRTREMHEQAERGLAAHWAYKEGKSAADIKVPWISDLVEILDHAASAEELLEHTRMAMYQDRIFAFTPKGELIQLPKGATPVDFAYAVHTDLGDQTVGAKVNGRVVPLRTLLDNGDQVEILASDAQQPQPSWLRFVATGKARAAIRRFVRHKERDETIELGTKIFAEIIERLPSAPRRGATKRAAKRLGMDDEAALMEAIAKKRIADDAVMEALVPGSTVNLEKEGKGTRAPEQRNAISIKGLTPGVAFELADCCHPIPGDRIVGVRREDDMIEVHVIGCETLLASDDADWLDLAWGDHSDGGTARIRVILHDVAGALGDMAGVFGAKSANIINLQLVHRDGSFHTFDVDTELHDLAHLHAIVAALRASDTVSQAERI, from the coding sequence GTGCTGAGACAGTATGAACTTGTCGAAAAGGTCCGGGCCTACGATCCCGACGCCAACGAGGCGTTGATCAACCGCGCCTACGTCTTTTCCATGAAGGCGCACGGGGCCCAGTTGCGTGCCAGCGGCGACCCTTATTTCAGCCACCCGATCGAGGTGGCCGGCATCCTTACCGACCTCAAGCTAGATACCGAGACGATCGTCACGGCGATCCTCCACGACACGATCGAGGATACGGTCGCCACGCCCGAGCAGATCGAAAACCTCTTTGGCGATGAGGTTGCGCGCCTTGTCGACGGCGTGACCAAGCTCTCCAAGGTCGAGGCGATGAGCGAGAGCGAACGCGCCGCCGAGAACCTCCGCAAATTCCTGCTCGCCCTGTCGGGCGATATCCGCGTGTTGCTGGTGAAGCTGGCCGACCGGCTCCACAACATGCGCACGCTGCACCACATTCCCAAGGAAGAGAAACGCCGCCGCATTGCGCGCGAGACCTTGGATATTTACGCGCCGCTCGCCGAGCGGATCGGCATGTACGAGATGATGAAGGAGATGCAGTCGCTCTCGTTCAAGCATCTCGAACCCGACGCCTACGCCTCGATCGTCCGGCGCCTCAAGCAGCTCAACGAAACGGGCGGCGACATGATCGCCCGCATCGGCCTCAACCTCCAGCTCCATCTCAAGGATAACGGCCTCGAGGCTGAGGTAACGGGACGCGAGAAGCATCCCTACTCGATCTGGCGCAAGATGGCCGAGCAGCATATCAGCTTCGAGCAATTGTCGGACGTCATGGCCTTCCGCGTCATCGTCGACAGCGTCGAGGACGTCTATCGCGCACTCGGTCTCATTCACCAGCGCTGGCCGATGGTGCCGGGCCGCTACAAGGACTATATCTCGACGCCCAAGCGCAACGGCTATCGTTCGCTCCACACTCGCGTAATCCATGACAGCAATATGCGGATCGAGATCCAGATCCGGACCCGCGAAATGCACGAACAGGCCGAGCGCGGGCTCGCTGCCCACTGGGCCTACAAGGAAGGCAAGTCGGCGGCCGACATCAAGGTGCCGTGGATTAGCGACCTCGTCGAAATCCTCGACCATGCCGCATCCGCCGAAGAGCTGCTCGAACATACCCGCATGGCGATGTACCAGGACCGCATCTTCGCCTTCACGCCGAAGGGCGAGCTGATCCAGCTGCCTAAAGGGGCCACCCCGGTCGATTTTGCCTATGCGGTGCATACCGACCTTGGCGACCAGACGGTCGGCGCCAAGGTCAATGGCCGCGTGGTGCCGCTACGTACCCTGCTCGACAATGGCGACCAGGTCGAAATCCTCGCTTCCGACGCACAGCAGCCGCAGCCCTCATGGCTGCGATTCGTCGCCACCGGCAAGGCGCGCGCCGCCATCCGCCGCTTCGTGCGGCACAAGGAACGCGACGAGACGATCGAGCTGGGCACCAAGATTTTCGCCGAGATTATCGAACGCTTGCCCTCCGCACCGCGTCGCGGCGCGACCAAGCGTGCTGCCAAGCGGCTCGGCATGGACGATGAAGCCGCGCTGATGGAAGCGATCGCCAAGAAACGCATCGCCGACGATGCAGTGATGGAAGCGCTCGTCCCCGGTTCGACCGTAAACCTCGAGAAGGAAGGCAAGGGCACGCGCGCGCCCGAACAGCGCAACGCCATCTCGATCAAGGGGCTGACGCCCGGCGTCGCCTTCGAACTGGCCGATTGCTGCCACCCCATTCCGGGCGACCGCATCGTCGGCGTGCGGCGCGAGGACGACATGATCGAGGTCCATGTCATCGGCTGCGAAACCTTGCTGGCCAGCGACGATGCCGACTGGCTCGACCTTGCATGGGGCGATCATTCGGACGGCGGCACCGCGCGCATCCGCGTCATCCTCCACGACGTTGCGGGCGCTCTGGGCGACATGGCCGGCGTGTTCGGCGCCAAGAGCGCCAACATCATCAACCTGCAGCTGGTCCACCGCGACGGCAGCTTCCACACGTTCGACGTGGATACCGAGCTGCATGACCTGGCCCACCTGCACGCCATCGTGGCGGCATTGCGCGCCAGCGACACGGTTAGCCAGGCCGAGAGAATCTAG
- a CDS encoding NADP-dependent malic enzyme: MSEANVTFSDAEAIDFHAKGRPGKIEIKASKPMATQRDLALAYSPGVAVPVEAIAADPGRAYELTAKGNLVAVISNGSAILGLGNLGALASKPVMEGKAVLFKRFADVDSIDLELDTEDPEAFINAVALMGPSFGGINLEDIGAPDCFIIEQALKERMNIPVFHDDQHGTAIITAAGLINAAHLTGREMGDMKVVINGAGAAAIACSDLIKAMGVKHDNVIMCDRSGVIHKDRDDLDQWKSAQAVETDLRTLEDALKGADVFLGLSAGNVLNGDMIKHMAKDPIIFAMANPTPEIAPPEAKKARPDAIVATGRSDYPNQVNNVLGFPFIFRGALDARATAVNEEMKIAAAQALAELAREAVPEEVAAAYGGSAKSFGPDYIIPAPFDPRLIEVVPAAVARAAEETGVAQKPIEDYDAYRSQLRARLNPASSVLTLAYEAARRNPKRVLFAEGEEENVLRAAIAFKEGGYGTPVLVGRDTTYDRLKALGVEDPESYKVLNSRNSPLVQKAVDFIYQRHQRGGMLRRQVERMVNQDRNYFTAAMLALGEGDAMITGTTRPFSQSLAQVRTVIDDDTGGDPFGINIVATGSQTVLIADTSVTERPTAEQLAAIAIRSAAFARRMGVEPRVAFISYTTFGNPPGHHIDHLRDAVKVLDRMTTDFEYEGEMGPDVALNHEAQRKYYPFSRLSGPANILIMPGLQSANLSSKLLKAIGGENVLGPYLMGMSLPVQIAPMTASSGDLVTLAVLASGGADALRRNAAAKEAAAQVG, translated from the coding sequence ATGAGCGAAGCTAACGTTACGTTTTCCGACGCCGAGGCGATCGATTTCCACGCCAAGGGCCGGCCGGGCAAGATCGAGATCAAGGCGTCCAAGCCGATGGCGACGCAGCGCGACCTCGCGCTTGCCTATTCGCCCGGCGTCGCGGTGCCGGTCGAGGCCATCGCCGCCGATCCGGGTCGCGCCTACGAACTCACTGCCAAGGGCAACCTCGTCGCCGTCATCTCCAACGGCTCGGCCATTCTCGGTCTCGGCAATCTCGGCGCGCTTGCGTCGAAGCCGGTGATGGAGGGCAAGGCGGTTCTGTTCAAACGCTTCGCCGACGTGGATTCGATCGATCTCGAGCTGGATACCGAGGATCCCGAGGCCTTCATCAACGCAGTCGCGCTGATGGGTCCCAGCTTCGGCGGCATCAATCTTGAAGATATCGGCGCGCCCGATTGCTTCATCATCGAGCAGGCGCTGAAAGAGCGGATGAACATTCCGGTCTTTCATGACGACCAGCATGGCACCGCGATCATCACCGCGGCTGGCCTCATCAACGCCGCGCACCTGACGGGGCGCGAGATGGGCGACATGAAGGTGGTCATAAACGGCGCGGGGGCGGCGGCAATCGCCTGCTCCGACCTCATCAAGGCGATGGGCGTCAAACATGACAATGTCATCATGTGCGATCGCTCGGGCGTCATCCACAAGGATCGCGACGATCTCGACCAGTGGAAGAGCGCGCAGGCGGTCGAGACGGACCTTCGTACGCTGGAAGACGCGCTGAAGGGCGCCGACGTCTTCCTCGGTCTCAGCGCGGGCAACGTCCTTAACGGCGACATGATAAAGCATATGGCCAAGGATCCGATCATCTTCGCGATGGCCAATCCGACGCCGGAAATCGCGCCGCCGGAGGCCAAGAAGGCACGTCCCGACGCCATCGTTGCGACGGGCCGTTCGGACTATCCCAACCAGGTCAATAACGTGCTCGGCTTCCCCTTCATCTTCCGCGGCGCTCTGGATGCGCGCGCGACGGCAGTGAACGAGGAAATGAAGATCGCCGCAGCGCAGGCGCTGGCCGAACTGGCGCGCGAAGCGGTGCCCGAGGAAGTGGCTGCTGCCTATGGCGGCAGCGCCAAGAGCTTCGGTCCCGATTATATCATTCCCGCCCCGTTCGACCCGCGCCTCATCGAGGTGGTGCCAGCGGCGGTGGCGCGGGCGGCCGAAGAAACCGGTGTCGCCCAGAAGCCGATCGAAGATTATGACGCCTATCGCTCGCAGCTGCGTGCGCGCCTCAACCCCGCCAGCTCGGTCCTGACGCTCGCTTACGAAGCGGCGCGCCGCAATCCCAAGCGTGTGCTGTTCGCCGAAGGCGAGGAAGAGAATGTCCTGCGCGCCGCCATCGCCTTCAAGGAAGGCGGCTATGGTACGCCGGTGCTGGTCGGCCGCGACACGACCTATGATCGCCTGAAGGCGTTGGGGGTCGAGGATCCCGAAAGCTACAAAGTGCTCAACAGCCGCAACTCGCCGCTGGTGCAAAAAGCGGTCGACTTCATCTACCAGCGCCACCAACGCGGCGGCATGCTGCGCCGCCAGGTCGAACGCATGGTCAACCAGGATCGCAACTACTTCACCGCTGCGATGCTCGCGCTGGGCGAGGGCGATGCGATGATTACCGGGACGACCCGCCCGTTCAGCCAGAGCCTCGCGCAGGTGCGCACGGTGATCGACGACGATACGGGCGGGGATCCGTTCGGCATCAACATCGTCGCGACCGGCAGCCAGACGGTGCTGATCGCCGATACGAGCGTCACCGAACGCCCGACGGCGGAGCAGCTGGCCGCCATCGCCATCCGCTCGGCCGCCTTTGCGCGGCGCATGGGTGTCGAGCCGCGCGTGGCCTTCATCAGCTACACCACTTTCGGCAACCCGCCGGGCCACCATATCGATCATCTGCGCGATGCGGTGAAGGTGCTCGACCGGATGACCACCGACTTCGAATATGAAGGCGAAATGGGCCCGGACGTGGCGCTCAATCATGAGGCGCAGCGCAAATATTATCCGTTTTCCCGCCTGTCGGGTCCGGCGAACATCCTCATCATGCCGGGTCTCCAGTCGGCTAACCTGTCGTCCAAGTTGTTGAAGGCGATCGGCGGCGAAAATGTGCTGGGACCCTATCTGATGGGCATGAGCCTGCCGGTGCAGATCGCGCCGATGACGGCCAGCTCGGGCGACCTCGTCACGCTGGCGGTGCTGGCCTCCGGGGGTGCCGATGCGCTACGCCGTAATGCGGCGGCCAAGGAAGCGGCCGCCCAAGTAGGGTGA
- the mutS gene encoding DNA mismatch repair protein MutS, which yields MARDDSPKTPKQSTPVMAQFHRLKAEAGEALLFFRMGDFFELFFDDAKVAAACLDIALTKRGEDRGQPVPMCGVPVHAAEAYLARLIKAGHRVAIAEQTESPAEAKRARGSKALVERAIIRVVTPGTLTEESLLDSKAANWLAAIGRAGDDYAIAAADISTGRFELIACDTGGLPAELARLDAAEVIADERIAGIATTQGAGGFDSMEGEAALKRRFGIKDLAGFGSPGRAECVAAGGLLAYLDATQKDATAHLAAPRRIERSGLMAIDPATRTSLELLRGADGSPATSLLANLDRCVTPGGRRLLAEDISAPLARLDPIRARLGLVQYFAEDQLLREDVRTRLKSLPDLARALGRLVAGRGSPRDLAQIRDALAGADDLQAMLAEGGELPDLLASLLPQLTGHDTLVAELDNALVESPPIDASKGGYVAAGYDEELDRLRELASGGRQAIAALEAKYREATGIANLKIKHNNVLGYHIEVPAKSAKPLMAEDSGFTHRQTMANAVRFNSPELHEQATALAEAGDKALALEATHLERLTALVTGQAETIARSADALARIDVGAGQAHRAIEGGWTLPQLADQPCLEIEGGRHPVVEAAVEKEGERFIANDCQLGPNDRLWLITGPNMGGKSTFLRQVALIALMAQAGGYVPASRAKIGLVDRLFSRVGASDNLARGRSTFMVEMVETAAILAQATRNSLVILDEIGRGTSTYDGLAIAWAVTEAMHDDIGARTLFATHYHELTRLAERLDALSLHHVRAKEYKGDLVLLHEVAEGAADKSYGIAVAKLAGMSPKMLARAKDILSRLEAGRNETGGIAAGLDSLPLFAATTPEEEPSDPLVEALADLDPDALTPRDALDALYRLKRLADDR from the coding sequence ATGGCCCGCGATGATTCCCCCAAGACGCCCAAGCAATCCACTCCGGTGATGGCGCAATTCCACCGCCTCAAGGCCGAGGCGGGCGAGGCATTGCTCTTTTTTCGCATGGGCGATTTCTTCGAGCTGTTCTTCGACGATGCGAAGGTGGCTGCGGCATGCCTCGACATCGCATTGACCAAGAGGGGTGAGGATCGCGGCCAGCCCGTGCCGATGTGCGGCGTGCCGGTTCACGCCGCCGAGGCCTATCTCGCCCGCCTCATCAAGGCCGGTCACCGCGTCGCCATTGCAGAGCAGACCGAAAGCCCGGCCGAAGCCAAGAGGGCGCGCGGCTCCAAGGCATTGGTCGAGCGCGCCATCATCCGCGTCGTCACGCCGGGCACCCTGACCGAGGAAAGCCTGCTCGACAGCAAGGCGGCCAACTGGCTTGCCGCGATCGGGCGCGCGGGCGACGATTATGCCATTGCCGCCGCCGACATCTCGACCGGGCGGTTCGAACTCATTGCCTGCGATACCGGCGGCCTGCCTGCGGAACTGGCGCGGCTCGATGCTGCCGAAGTGATCGCCGACGAACGCATCGCCGGCATCGCCACCACGCAAGGTGCCGGCGGCTTCGACAGCATGGAGGGCGAAGCCGCGCTCAAGCGTCGCTTCGGGATCAAGGACCTGGCCGGTTTCGGCTCGCCCGGCCGCGCCGAATGTGTCGCCGCGGGCGGATTGCTCGCCTATCTCGATGCCACACAGAAGGATGCGACCGCGCACCTAGCCGCACCGCGGCGCATCGAACGGTCGGGGCTCATGGCCATCGACCCTGCCACGCGAACCAGCTTGGAGCTGCTACGCGGCGCCGACGGTAGTCCGGCCACCAGCCTGCTCGCCAATCTCGATCGCTGCGTCACGCCGGGCGGTCGCCGCCTGCTCGCCGAGGACATCTCCGCGCCGCTGGCACGCCTCGATCCCATCCGGGCACGCTTGGGCCTCGTGCAATATTTCGCCGAGGACCAGTTGCTGCGCGAGGACGTGCGCACGCGGCTCAAATCCCTGCCCGACCTCGCCCGTGCACTTGGACGTCTCGTCGCCGGTCGCGGATCGCCACGCGACCTTGCGCAGATCCGCGATGCACTTGCCGGTGCGGACGACTTGCAAGCCATGCTGGCCGAAGGGGGCGAACTTCCCGACCTGCTCGCCAGCCTGCTGCCGCAGCTGACGGGTCATGACACCTTGGTCGCCGAGCTCGACAACGCCTTGGTCGAGAGCCCGCCCATCGACGCCTCTAAGGGGGGCTATGTCGCGGCGGGTTATGACGAGGAACTCGACCGCCTGCGTGAGCTTGCCAGCGGCGGGCGGCAGGCTATCGCCGCGCTCGAAGCGAAGTATCGCGAGGCGACCGGCATCGCGAACCTCAAGATCAAGCACAACAATGTGCTCGGCTATCATATCGAAGTACCGGCCAAGTCCGCAAAACCGCTCATGGCCGAGGATTCGGGCTTCACCCACCGCCAGACCATGGCCAATGCCGTCCGCTTCAATTCGCCCGAACTGCATGAGCAGGCGACCGCGCTGGCAGAGGCTGGCGACAAGGCGCTGGCGCTCGAAGCCACGCATCTGGAACGCCTCACAGCCCTCGTGACCGGCCAGGCGGAGACGATTGCGCGCAGTGCCGACGCGCTTGCCCGCATCGATGTCGGCGCGGGTCAGGCGCACCGCGCCATCGAGGGCGGATGGACCTTGCCCCAGCTTGCCGACCAGCCCTGCCTCGAAATCGAGGGAGGCCGCCATCCGGTCGTCGAAGCGGCGGTCGAGAAGGAGGGCGAGCGCTTCATCGCCAATGATTGCCAGCTCGGGCCCAACGACCGGCTCTGGCTGATCACCGGCCCCAATATGGGCGGCAAATCGACCTTCCTGCGCCAGGTCGCGCTGATCGCCTTGATGGCGCAGGCCGGTGGCTATGTGCCAGCATCGCGCGCCAAGATCGGCTTGGTCGATCGGCTTTTCAGCCGGGTTGGCGCCTCGGACAATCTGGCACGCGGACGCTCCACCTTCATGGTCGAGATGGTCGAGACCGCGGCAATTCTTGCCCAAGCAACCAGAAACAGCCTCGTCATCCTCGACGAAATCGGGCGCGGCACGTCGACTTATGACGGGCTCGCCATCGCCTGGGCGGTGACCGAAGCGATGCATGACGATATCGGTGCGCGCACCCTGTTCGCGACCCATTATCACGAGCTGACTCGCCTTGCCGAACGGCTCGATGCGCTGAGCCTCCACCATGTCCGCGCCAAGGAATATAAGGGCGACCTCGTCCTCCTCCACGAAGTCGCGGAAGGCGCCGCCGACAAGAGCTACGGCATCGCCGTCGCCAAATTGGCGGGCATGAGCCCCAAGATGCTGGCGCGCGCCAAGGACATCCTCTCGCGGCTCGAGGCCGGGCGCAACGAAACGGGCGGGATCGCTGCCGGGCTCGACAGCTTGCCACTTTTTGCCGCGACGACGCCCGAAGAAGAGCCAAGCGATCCGCTGGTCGAGGCGCTCGCCGACCTCGACCCCGACGCGCTGACGCCGCGCGATGCGCTCGACGCGCTCTATCGACTCAAGCGCCTGGCTGACGACCGGTGA
- a CDS encoding [protein-PII] uridylyltransferase: MNQPLRAHFVDDRRAIIDRRALDDRLNGLAYGDKDRDAALDILSEALEQGRAEIARRLEAEPYRGRVHAAAYSFLTDQIIRLAHDYVTQRLFPNPNPSSGERISLVGVGGTGRGEMAPYSDVDLMMLVPERRNAWNEQAIEGLLYLLWDMKLQVGQAVRTPDELIQLASEDMAIRTATLESRFIWGDGELFDAMRARFDREIVSGSAREFVAAKLAERDERHEKMGDTRYLVEPNVKDGKGGLRDLHTLYWIGKYVHGVSAPAELIDKGLFNRAEFRRFERAERFLWSVRCHLHLAAGRAEDRLGFDHQREIAEAMNYADRPGKSAVERFMHFYFLNAKTVGDLTGVFLAQLDAQLAEAGRRFVMPAMLRRDKLIDGFPLDRGRLSVKSEEWLREDPVRLIELFRVAQREGLEVHPDAMRAAARAARAVDEVRDDPRANALFLDIMTGREQTDTVLRWMNEAGVFGRFVPDFGRVVAQMQFDMYHHYTVDEHTIRAIGLTAAIDRGELTEDHPLASALIKQIASRRALYVAVLLHDIAKGRGGDHSELGAEIAEEMGPRFGLDAGETDLVAWLVRYHLLMSATAFKRDLADPTTLDDFVAQVKSPERLKMLLILTVVDIRAVGPGTWTDWKRRLIRTLYEAAEERLRLGHKQHGRNDLIAERKAALAEALDWPRDAMAAHHKRLPDSYWVAEPLGWQKANAKQIAEAEAKMGKREVSVKLTTDKDAAATRISIFAPDSHGLFYRLCAGLSSAGASIIDARIHTTRDGWALDNLLVTDAQDRPYADSRRRSRLKAAVKDALGADQLPAPPELASLTAREEAFDVTGAVMVSQTASTRMTVIEVNARDRTGLLARLAHAIMEAGAVVHSAHVATYGERAVDTFYLTDASGRKLSHETADALRAALLAAAEG, encoded by the coding sequence GTGAACCAGCCACTCCGCGCCCATTTCGTCGATGACCGCCGCGCCATTATCGACCGGCGCGCGCTCGATGATCGCCTGAATGGGCTCGCTTACGGAGACAAGGACCGCGATGCCGCGCTCGACATCCTGAGCGAAGCGCTCGAACAGGGGCGCGCCGAGATCGCTCGGCGGCTCGAGGCCGAACCCTATCGCGGCCGCGTCCATGCGGCTGCCTACAGCTTCCTTACCGACCAGATCATCCGGCTCGCTCACGATTATGTGACCCAGCGACTCTTCCCCAATCCCAACCCCTCCTCGGGCGAACGCATTTCGCTGGTCGGCGTCGGCGGGACGGGGCGCGGCGAGATGGCGCCCTATAGCGATGTCGACCTGATGATGCTGGTACCCGAGCGGCGCAACGCCTGGAACGAGCAGGCGATCGAGGGACTGCTTTACCTGCTCTGGGACATGAAGCTGCAGGTCGGGCAGGCGGTGCGCACGCCCGACGAACTCATCCAGCTGGCAAGCGAGGATATGGCGATCCGCACCGCGACGCTCGAGAGCCGCTTCATCTGGGGCGATGGCGAGCTGTTCGACGCGATGCGCGCGCGGTTCGACCGCGAAATCGTGTCAGGCAGTGCCCGCGAATTTGTCGCCGCCAAGCTCGCCGAGCGCGACGAGCGGCACGAGAAGATGGGCGATACGCGCTATCTCGTCGAACCCAACGTCAAGGACGGCAAGGGCGGCCTGCGCGACCTCCATACCCTCTACTGGATCGGCAAATATGTGCATGGCGTCTCGGCGCCCGCCGAGTTGATCGACAAGGGCCTGTTCAACCGCGCCGAATTCCGCCGCTTCGAGCGGGCCGAGCGCTTTCTATGGTCGGTCCGCTGCCATCTCCATCTCGCTGCCGGACGCGCTGAGGATCGCCTCGGCTTCGACCACCAGCGCGAGATTGCCGAGGCGATGAATTATGCCGACCGGCCGGGCAAGAGCGCGGTCGAACGCTTCATGCATTTCTACTTCCTCAACGCCAAGACGGTTGGCGATCTGACCGGCGTGTTCCTGGCACAGCTCGATGCCCAATTGGCCGAGGCGGGCCGGCGCTTCGTCATGCCCGCCATGCTCCGCCGCGACAAATTGATCGACGGCTTCCCGCTCGATCGCGGACGGCTCTCGGTCAAGTCGGAGGAATGGCTGCGCGAAGATCCGGTCCGGCTGATCGAACTGTTCCGCGTCGCCCAGCGCGAAGGCCTCGAAGTGCATCCCGACGCGATGCGCGCCGCCGCCCGGGCCGCGCGCGCCGTCGACGAAGTGCGCGACGATCCGCGCGCCAATGCGCTGTTCCTCGACATCATGACCGGCCGCGAGCAGACCGACACCGTCTTGCGCTGGATGAACGAGGCGGGGGTCTTTGGGCGGTTCGTGCCCGACTTCGGCCGCGTCGTCGCACAGATGCAGTTCGACATGTATCATCACTATACGGTCGACGAGCATACGATCCGCGCCATCGGCCTCACCGCCGCGATCGACCGCGGCGAGCTCACCGAAGACCATCCGCTAGCCAGTGCGCTGATCAAGCAAATCGCCTCGCGCCGCGCCCTTTATGTCGCCGTGCTGCTGCACGATATCGCCAAGGGTCGCGGCGGCGATCATAGCGAGCTGGGCGCCGAGATTGCCGAGGAAATGGGCCCTCGTTTCGGGCTGGATGCCGGCGAAACCGACCTCGTCGCCTGGCTGGTGCGCTATCACTTGTTGATGAGCGCCACCGCCTTCAAGCGCGACTTGGCCGACCCCACCACGCTCGACGATTTCGTCGCGCAGGTCAAAAGCCCCGAGCGCTTGAAGATGCTGTTGATCCTCACCGTCGTGGACATTCGCGCGGTGGGTCCGGGCACGTGGACCGACTGGAAACGCCGTCTCATCCGGACGCTCTACGAAGCGGCCGAAGAGCGGCTGCGCCTCGGACACAAGCAGCATGGCCGCAACGACCTCATCGCCGAACGCAAGGCGGCACTTGCCGAAGCGCTCGACTGGCCGCGCGATGCGATGGCAGCGCACCACAAGCGCTTGCCCGACAGCTATTGGGTGGCCGAACCGCTCGGTTGGCAGAAGGCCAATGCCAAGCAGATTGCCGAGGCCGAGGCCAAAATGGGCAAGCGCGAGGTGTCGGTGAAGCTGACCACCGACAAGGATGCGGCAGCAACGCGCATCTCAATCTTCGCGCCCGACAGCCACGGCCTCTTCTATCGCCTGTGCGCAGGCCTCAGCAGCGCAGGCGCCAGCATCATCGATGCGCGCATTCACACGACCCGCGATGGCTGGGCGCTCGACAACTTGCTCGTCACCGACGCGCAGGATCGTCCCTATGCCGACAGCAGGCGCCGCAGCCGCCTGAAGGCCGCGGTGAAGGATGCGCTCGGCGCAGACCAGCTCCCCGCGCCGCCCGAGCTTGCCTCGCTCACGGCACGCGAGGAAGCTTTCGATGTCACCGGCGCGGTCATGGTCAGCCAGACAGCATCGACCCGCATGACCGTCATCGAGGTCAATGCCCGCGACCGCACCGGCCTGCTTGCCCGGCTGGCCCATGCCATCATGGAAGCCGGCGCAGTGGTCCATTCGGCCCATGTCGCCACCTATGGCGAGCGTGCAGTCGACACCTTCTACCTGACCGATGCCAGCGGTAGGAAGCTGAGCCATGAGACCGCGGACGCCCTGCGCGCCGCCTTGCTCGCCGCCGCCGAGGGCTGA